A section of the Elizabethkingia anophelis R26 genome encodes:
- a CDS encoding GLPGLI family protein: MKYIFLIFSLVFFTMQAQTHRFIYEVHIKKDSTSTERLKDNYIVDVNPDNVYYYNYSFYVADSMQKLNSNEGFPVPRDLNLYMHPSKKDKYVHYEMMGFNLFKMEQTDKQDWKLHTENKTFQGYNLQKATARWGGRNWTVWFAADIPFQEGPYKFHGLPGMIVEIEDDKGNFKFVLVKYNRIKDTQNLDIFNFMGGKAVPITRDKYIKLKLDFYSDPLMEVNNGKLDLSKTQALVLEDGTMVTKDNLKEVTEKQRKIIKKYNNPIELDKAIRYE, encoded by the coding sequence ATGAAATATATCTTCCTTATTTTTAGCCTGGTTTTTTTTACAATGCAGGCGCAGACACATCGATTTATTTATGAAGTCCATATCAAAAAGGATTCGACAAGTACAGAAAGATTGAAAGATAATTATATTGTGGATGTTAATCCGGATAATGTCTATTATTACAATTATAGTTTCTATGTCGCTGACTCTATGCAAAAATTAAATTCTAATGAGGGTTTTCCTGTACCAAGAGATCTTAATTTGTATATGCATCCTTCTAAAAAGGATAAATATGTGCATTATGAGATGATGGGGTTTAATCTTTTTAAGATGGAGCAAACGGATAAACAAGATTGGAAACTTCATACAGAGAATAAAACTTTTCAGGGATATAATCTTCAAAAAGCAACTGCCAGATGGGGTGGACGAAATTGGACTGTATGGTTTGCGGCTGATATTCCTTTTCAGGAAGGACCCTATAAGTTTCATGGTTTGCCAGGTATGATTGTAGAAATAGAAGATGACAAGGGAAATTTCAAATTTGTTCTGGTTAAGTATAACAGAATTAAAGATACTCAAAACCTAGACATATTTAATTTTATGGGAGGTAAAGCAGTTCCTATCACAAGAGATAAATACATAAAATTGAAGCTGGATTTTTACAGTGATCCCTTAATGGAGGTAAATAATGGTAAACTTGATTTATCTAAGACACAAGCTCTGGTATTGGAGGATGGAACAATGGTTACCAAAGACAATTTAAAAGAGGTTAC
- the rpsJ gene encoding 30S ribosomal protein S10, translated as MSQRIRIKLKSYDYNLVDKSAEKIVKTVKATGAIVNGPIPLPTNKRIFTVLRSPHVNKKSREQFQLSAHKRLMDIYSSSSKTVDALMKLELPSGVDVEIKV; from the coding sequence ATGTCACAACGAATCAGAATAAAGCTAAAATCTTACGATTACAACTTAGTTGACAAATCTGCTGAGAAAATCGTAAAAACAGTAAAGGCTACAGGGGCTATCGTAAACGGGCCAATCCCTTTACCAACAAATAAGAGAATCTTCACTGTGTTAAGATCTCCACACGTAAACAAGAAATCAAGAGAACAGTTCCAACTTTCTGCTCACAAGAGATTGATGGATATCTACTCTTCTTCTTCTAAAACTGTGGATGCTCTAATGAAGTTAGAACTTCCTAGCGGTGTAGACGTAGAAATTAAAGTGTGA